Genomic segment of Steroidobacter denitrificans:
CGACGTGCTCAAGGTGCTGCGCAACGCGGCCGATGCACCCGCCGACCTTCGCGAACGCGCACTTGCGCTGTCCGCGGCGCTGCTGGACATGGCAGCGGGCAGCAACGCCGGCACCGGACTGGAGCGCGCGCGCGGCGTGCTGGATTCCGGGGCGGCGCTGGCCAAGTTCCTGGCGATCTGCGAGGCCCAGGGAGGCTTCCGCGAACCGCGGCGGGCAGCATTCACCGCCGACGTCCCGGCAACCGCATCGGGTCGGATCGCGGTGATCGACAACCGCAGGCTGGCCAAACTGGCCAAGCTGGCCGGCGCACCGACATCCCCCACCGCCGGCCTCGAAACCGGTCTGCGGATCGGCGATACGGTCGAGCGGGGACAACCTCTGCTCACCCTGCATGCGGAGTCGCCGGGAGAACTGGCCTACGCCCTGGAGCACGCCGTGACGCTGCAACCTTTTGTGCTTGGAGAGGTTCCATGACCCGTGTGCTGATGCCATTCCCGGCCGATGCAGTGTTGGCCGGCAACATCAACCAGCCCCTGCAGGCGCGCATTGCACCCGTGGCTTGGCGGCACTTCCCAGATGGCGAGTCGCTGGTCACCCTGGACGACGCACTGGCCGGAGCCGATGTGGCGCTCCTGGCCAGCCTGCGCAACGCCGATGCCACGGCCCTCCCGTTGCGCTTCGCCGCCCGGGCCGCGCGCGAGTTCGGGGCTCGTTCGGTCGGCCTCATCGCACCCTACCTGGGGTATATGCGCCAGGACACCCGCTTCCATCGCGGCGAGGCGGTCAGTACACCGCTGTTTGCGCAATTCCTCGAAGAGGCTTTCGACTGGCTGGTGACCGTGGACCCGCACCTGCACCGCGTCGAGCGCCTGCAGTCGCTCTACCGCATTCCGACGGTCCACGTATCGGCGACGCCGGCCGTGGCCCGCTGGATCGCTGAGACCGTCCCCGACGCTGTGCTGATCGGCCCTGACAGCGAGAGCGAGCAGTGGGTAGCGGACATCGCCGCCCTGTCCGGCATGCCCTACCAGGTGCTGGCCAAGGAGCGGCACGGCGACTACGACGTGCGCGTCAGCCTGCCCGACCCGGCAGCCGTGGCTGGTCGGACTCCGGTGCTGATCGACGACATCGTGTCGTCCGGCCACACGATCCTGGAGACCCTCGCACACCTGCGCCGGTTGTCGTTGCCGTCGCCGTTGCTGGTCGCCATCCATCCGGTGTTCGCAGGCGACGCCTATGCCCGCCTGCAGGAGGCGGGCCTGGCCCGCATCGTAAGCACTGACACCATTTCCCACCCCTCCAACGCCATCGCGCTGGGTGCGGACCTCGCCGCCGCGGCATCGACCCTGATGACCGCTTCGACCGATTCCCCGGAGGACCCATGAACCTGCATCTCAACTGCTGCACCGCCGACCAGCTGTCGGCCGCCGAGCGCCAGCGGATCCTTGAACTCGCCGACGCCCACCGGCAGGCCGATCCCGCGTTCGCCCACTGGGCGGCCGGCTATGGGGTGATCCGACATGACCCGCTTACCCAGCTCCGGGTCCGCCAGATGGTGCACGAGCTGGTCGCCCTGGGCCGCACGCCGGATGCCGGCACCGCATGGCAGCGGCTCGCCGCGGCCGACCGCGTCACCAGCGCCGGCATGTGGCTGGTGGCGCACATGACCTACAGCCAGCGCGTTCGTACCGACGGCGCGGCCCTGGAGGTCGATGATTTCAAGACCACGCCTGAAGGCCACACCGGCGGGTCCCTCAACATGGTGCCCGCCTACGCCGGCTACCTGCTGATGGATTCCCTGGATGGCGTCACCCGCGCGTGGATGATGGGCCAGGGGCACTGCGTGGCCGCCATCGACGCGCTGAACGTGCTGGTTGGCAACATGACCGACCGGCACGCCGAACGTTACGACCGCACCGGCGAAGGGCTGAGCCGGTTCGTAAGCGACTTCTATGCCTACACCCTCAATCCGGACGGAACGCCGGCGTCGCCCCTCGGCTCCCACGTCAATGCGCACACCGCCGGGGGCGTGATGGAAGGCGGCTATCTCGGCTTTGCCGAGCTGCAGTACGTGCATGCGCCGCTCAAGGATGAACGCCTGGTCGCCTTCCTCAGCGACGGTGCGTTCGAGGAACAGCGTGGCAGCGACTGGGCGCCACGCTGGTGGCGCGCCGAGGACAGCGGACTGGTCAGCCCGATCATCATCCTCAACGGGCGCCGCATCGAACAGCGCAGCCAGATCACCCAGCAGGGCGGCGAGCGGTGGCTGGACCGGCACCTGCGATTGAACGGCTTTGATCCGATCGCGCTGGACGGGCGCGATCCGGCCAGCATCGCGTGGGGCATCCACGTGATGGAGTCGCGCCTGCAAGCGGGCGCCGCTGTTCCCGCCGACGTGCGGCTGCCCTATGGCATCGCCGAAACCGTCAAGGGCTTCGGCTTCCCCGGCGCCGGGACCAACGCCTCGCACAACTTGCCGCTGCCGGGGAATCCGGCGAAGGATGCCGCGGCGCGCACGCTCTTCAATGAAGGCGCAGCGGCGCTGTTCGTGGCCGCGTCGGAGCTCGAGCAGGCCGTTGCCGCACTCAACAGCCACGATCTCCAGCAGCGGGTGCGCGAGCGCGACCATGCGCTGGCCGATCGCCAGGTGGAACCGCCCCGCGTCCCGGCGATCGCCGACCGCGGCGCAGGCGGCGAGAGCTCGCCGATGACCGCGCTCGACGAGCAGTTTGTCGCCATCGCCGAAGCGAACCCCGGGCTGCGCGTGCGCGTGGGAAATCCGGACGAGTTGCGCAGCAACAGGCTCGACCGCACCCTGGACGCGATGAAGCACCGGGTGCACGAGCCCGAACCCGGTGTCGCCGAATCGACCACCGGCGCGGTCATCACCGCACTCAACGAGGAAGCCGTGGTCTGCGCGGCGCTCGGCAACAAGGGCGGGCTGAACCTGGTGGTCACTTACGAAGCGTTCGCACCGAAGATGCTGGGCGCCGTGCGCCAGGAGCTGATCTTCGCCCGCCACCAGGTCCACGCGGGACGCCCGCCCGGCTGGCTGGGCGTGCCTCTCGTGCTGACCTCGCACACGTGGGAGAACGCGAAGAACGAGCAGTCCCATCAGGATCCGACCATGGCCGAGGCGCTCCTGGGCGAAATGGCCGACATATCGCGCGTGGTGTTTCCCCCGGACGCCAACGGCGCCGCCGCGGCCCTCGCCCACGCCTACGCGCAACGCGGCACGGTCACCACCCTGGTCGTCCCCAAGCGGCCGGTGCCCCATGAGTTGACGCCACAGCAGGCCAAGGCGCTGGCCGAGATCGGAGCGACGTGCCTGGCCGGCGATCCGGCGACGGCGGCGATCCTGCTCGTCGCCACCGGCGCGTACCAGCTGCAGGAAGTGCGCCGCGCGCAGGCGCGTCTGGTCGAACGCGGTGTGTCGGCCGCGATCGTCTATCTCGCCGAGCCCGGCCGGTTCCGCGCGCCGCGCGATCCGGAGGAGGCACGGTACGTGCACTCCGACACCGCGGTCCAGGCGCTGTTCCCGGTGAGCAGGCCGCGCGTATTCGTCACCCACACCCGTCCGGAGCCCTTCCTCGGCGCGCTCCGCCGGCTCGACACCGGCCCGGCCACCACCGCGGCGCTGGGCTTCGTCAACCGCGGCGGCACGCTGGACGTGCCGGGCCTGCTGTTCGCCAACCGCAGCACCTGGGCACACGTGGTCGACGCGGCTGCGCACGTCCTCGGCCAGTCCCGTGGCAGCCTGCTGTCCGAAGCGGAGCTGGCGGCAGTGGATGGCCGCGGCGATCCGGCCACGATCCTGCGCCCTGCCACGGGGCCAGCGTCGTGAGTCGCCCGGCCAGGACCTCGCGCTGATGGCGGGTACAGTGCGGCGCGGAGGTCAGATTGCCTGGGCCGGACTGAAGCTCGGAGTCGCCGTGCTGCGCCTGCGCCGGCGCGCACCCGACCTGCTCCCCGCATACGTCAGCACCACCCTGGTGGGGTTGGGCACCACCTTCGTCAAGCTGGGCCAAGGCTTGAGTCTGCGCTGGGACCTGCTGCCGGCACCCTACCGCGAGGCGTTGTCGCGATTGCACAGCGATGTGCCCCCCTTCCCGGCGGAGGAGGCCATGCGTATCGTCGAACAGGCGTTTGGCGCGCCGGTCGGCGAACTTTTCGCCAGCTTCGATGACAAGCCCCTGGCCGCGGCTTCAGTGGCCCAGATCCATCCAGCGCGCATGCATGATGGTCGCGATGTGGTCGTCAAGATCACCCGCCCCGGGATCCATGCCCAGGTGCAGGCGGATCTGCTGCTCCTGCGGCGCACGATGCGCGTCGCCCAGTGGATCTGGCCGCCACTGAAACGCCACCGGCCGCTCGAACTGGTGGACGAACTAGGCGCATTCCTGCGTGACGAGATCGACATGCGTCACGAGGCGCAGAACATGCGGCGCATGGCCAAGGTGCTGGATGCCCTGCCCGGCATCACCCAGCCGCACGTCGTCGAGCCGTATGCCACCCGCAACGTGCTTGTGCAGGATCGAAGCCACGGGACCCGTCTGGAGGCCGCGTACGGCACAGCGGCCGCTCCCGCACTGGCAAGGGCGCTGCTCGGTGCCTACGTGCATCAGCTCTTCGGCGCCGGCGTCTTCCATGCCGACCCGCACCCGGGGAATCTGTTCTTCTTTGACGACGGTCGCCTGTGCCTGCATGACTTTGGCTCGATCGGCGTGCTCGACCCTGCATCCCGGCTCGCGCTCGGCGGCATGGTCGAGGCCATTGCGGCCGACGACGCCGAGGGCGTGCTGGATGCAGCGATCGCCATGGGCTTCTTCCCGCCGCAGGTCGACCGCCGCTCGCATGTGCGCGAGATCCACCTGATCCTGGCCGAGATGGCCAGCCGTCCGCTGGCGCAGTGGTCCATTGCCGAGGCAATCTGGCGCGTGGCACGCATTGGGCAGGGCGCTGGCTTCCGGCTTCCGGCCCACCTGCTGTCCCTGATCCGGACGCTGTTCCTGGTCGAGAACACGCTGCGGGCGCTGGATCCGGATCTGGACCTGCTGGGGACGCTGTCCGCGCAGGCGGCCGCGATCGCCGACATTGCCGAAGCCAGCCGCCCCAGCGGCAACAGGCCGCTTGCCATGCGGCTGGCCCGCACTGCGCGCCAACTGCCACAGATCGCCACCGACCTGTTGCGGCAGGCGCAACTGAGCGACGGACGACCCGCCTTCTCCGTACACCACCATGGCCTGAGTTCCACGCAGGAGGCAATCGCGCGCACGGGCAACCGGCTGGCGTTGGCCCTGGTCACCTTGGGCCTGTACGTAAGCGGTGCGCTGTTGAGCCTGCATTCCGACGGCCCGCAAGTGTTCGGTCACATGCCTTTCCTGGCTATGGTGGCTTTCGCTGCTGCGGGATTGCTCTCACTGCGGCTGGTGATGGCCATCGCCAGATCGGGACACTTGTAACAGAACACTGATCTATCTCCCCGCTGGTGCCCGGCGCATCAGTGCATCCAGGAAGGCAGACCCATGACGCAACACAATCATCATCATCAAGATCATCAGGCGCACGGCGAGCAACCGCCGCATCCCCGCACGGGTGCTGAAGGTGACGTCCATGCCGGGCACGACAAGCATGCCGGCCACAGCGTGGCGAGCTTCCGCGACAAGTTCTGGCTCACGCTGCTGCTGACCATCCCCACTCTGATCTGGAGCGGGATGATCCAGCATTGGTTCGACTACACCGCACCACAGTTCCCGGGGTCGGCGTACATCCCGGCGGTGTTCGGCACGATCGTGTACTTCTACGGCGGCTCGCCGTTCCTCCGCGGCGGATACCACGAGCTGAGAAATCGCCTGCCGGGCATGATGACGCTGATCTCGCTTGCGATCACCGTCGCCTTCCTTTACAGCGCGTTGGTCACGCTCGGCGTTGTCGAGGGCTTGGACCTGTGGTGGGAGCTGGCGACGCTGGTGGCGATCATGTTGCTCGGCCACTGGATCGAGATGCGTTCGATCAACCAGGCACAGGGCGCTCTCAAGGAACTCGCGAAGCTGCTGCCTGATATGGCGGTGCGGTTGGATGAGGCCGGTACCGCGAAGGAAGTCCCTGTCGCGGAACTGAAGCGCGGCGACCTGCTGCTCATCAGGCCCGGCGCGAGCATTCCCGCCGACGGCGTCGTGAAGGAAGGGACCAGCGCCGTCAACGAAGCGATGATCACCGGCGAGTCCAAGCCGATGGACAAGTCGACGGGCGACCGGGTGATCGCCGGCACCGTCAACGGACAGGGCTCGTTGCGTGTCGAGGTGACGGGAACCGGCGACGAGACCGCGCTCGCGGGTATCATGCGGCTCGTCGAGCAGGCCCAGACGTCGCGCTCGCGCGCCCAGGCCCTGGCGGACCGGGCGGCGTTCTACCTCACGATCATCGCCATCGTCTCCGCCGCGGTTACCGCCATTGTCTGGCCACTCCTCGGTCGACCGTGGAGCTTCACGATCGAGCGCGTGGTGACCGTGCTCGTGATCGCCTGTCCCCATGCGCTGGGCCTGGCCATTCCGCTGGTGACCGCCATCTCGACCACGATTGGCGCACGGAACGGCCTGCTCGTGCGCGATCGACGCGGCCTGGAAGAGGCCCGTTTGCTGAACACGGTCGTGTTCGACAAGACAGGCACGCTCACCCTCGGTTCGCACCGCGTCGTGAAGACCACTGCCGCCGATGGACTCACCGACGACGAGGTGCTTCGCGTGGCCGCGTCGGTCCAGCGCGACGCTGAACATCCGATCGCGCAGGCGCTGATGACCAGCGCCAAGGAACATGGCATCGACGTTCCGATGTCGCAGGACTTCGAGTCCATGCCGGGACGCGGCGTGCGCGCAGTCGTCGAGGAGCGCTCGCTTCACGTTGGCGGGCCGGGTCTGTTGAGAATGCTCGCGGTCGAACCGCCGGAGACGCTTCGGCGGGCTGCCGAATCAGCGGCAGCCGATGGTCAATCTGCAACCTACCTGGTGGAAGGCGACCGGGTGCTCGCCGTATTTGCGATCGCGGATGCCATCCGTCCCGAATCGTTCGACGCGGTCAAGCGGCTGCACGACGAAGGACTGGAGGTTGTCCTGCTGACGGGTGATTCCACGGCGGTCGCAAACGCGGTCGCGAAGGAACTCAACATCGACACCGTCTTCGCCGAGGTATTGCCCGAGGACAAGGTGGCAAAGATCGAGGAGCTGCAGGCCCAGGGCAAGCGCGTCGCGATGGTGGGTGACGGTGTCAATGACGCTCCGGCGCTGCTCACGTCCGACGTCGGCATCGCCATCGGCACAGGGACGGACGTCGCGGTCGAGGCCGGCGACGTCGTACTCGTGCGCAGCGACCCGCGCGACGTGCCAGCGATCATCGAATTGAGCAAGGCCACCTATCGCAAGATGATCCAGAACCTGTGGTGGGCCGCCGGCTACAACATCGTCGCCATCCCTCTCGCCGCTGGCGTTCTCGCCGCATGGGGGATCCTGCTGCAACCTGCGCTTGGGGCAGTGCTCATGTCGCTGAGCACCGTCGTTGTGGCAATCAATGCGCAGTTGTTGCGCCGGGCGGTGCGGTCCCCATGAACATGATTCGGGGACACCTGTGACCACGCGCCGGCTTCTTGCACTCAACGTTGGCTCGTCCACCCTCAAGGGCGCGTCCTATCTGTTCAACACTGAGGGACACGGCGCGCAGTCTCGTCTGCTCGAGCGCTCCCGGGCCGAAATTCCAGTCGGCGTGGATGCGCAGGAGCGCCTTGCCACCCTGCTCGAGGCATTGTCGGAGCCGTGGCCCAGCCCCGACGTGGTGGTGCACCGAATCGTACATGGCGGTGACCTGCACGACGCCCGCGAGCTCGACGAAACCGTGCTCGCGAAACTGGATGCATTGGTGCCGTTCGCACCCTTGCACCAGCCGGTAGCCCTCGCTTTCGCGCGTGCCGCGCGCATGCGTTGGCCGCACGCGCGCCAAGGCGTGGCCTTCGACACCGACTTCCACGCGTCGCTCGCGCCCTGGAGCCGGCGCTTGCCTGTCCCTGAAGCATGGGATGCGCTGGGCATCCGCCGCTACGGTTTCCATGGACTCGCCTTTGCCTCCGCGCTCCGCATAGTGGCCAGCCACGACGCTGGAATCCTGAAGGGCCGCGCTGTCTTCGCGCATCTGGGGGGTGGCTGCAGCGTCTGCGCCGTCGAGGGCGGCCGCAGCCGCGACACCACCATGGCGCTCACTCCGCTGGGTGGAATCCCGAGCCCTACCCGCTCCGGAGATCTCGATCCCGGCGCGTTGCTGTATCTGCTGAGGCATGAACGCCTGGATGCGCAGGCGCTTGAAAACGGCCTGTACCGCAGTGCAGGCCTTGCCGGAATCGCCGGCCATGGCGACATGCGCGTGTTGCTGACGGATCCCGGCCCGCAGGCCCAGCTTGCCGTGGAGCTCTTTGCAGTCCGGATTGCGCAGTCCATCGCGGCCATGGCCACGGCAATTGGCGGTCTCGACCATGTCGTCTTTTCCGGCGGCATCGGCCATCGCGCGCCGGTTTTGCGGGCTCGCATCGTCGCGCGACTGGCCTGGCTCGGCCTGGCGCTGGCACCTGACGTCAACGATGCTGGAGCCACGCGGATCGACCGCGGGGGCGGGCCGAGCATATGGAACGTCGCGATCGATGAGGAGCGCGAACTGGCTGAATCGGCACTCGCCTGGCTGTAGCCACGACACGCCCCAAGGGTCGGCTCCGGTGGGGAATCACTCCTCGATCCGTGACGACGTGAGCACCGCTGCGAATCCACCACCGGGGGTGCGCATGTTCGTGGTCTGGCCCTGGTACAGCCTGGCCGCGAACAACAGGACACCCGCCTCGGACGCGAAGCAGCGCACATCCGCCTTGAGGGACTGGCCCCCATGCACGATCCGCATGCTCGGTGGCGCGAAGGCCTGTGCGATGTAGGTCGCCGACGCCATAGACGCCCAAGTCCGCCGGGTCAACTTGTCGCCCCGATAACTCCCACGGCTGCCAAACCCTGCTGCAGGCTTGAAGAAATATCCGTTGCGCACTGCCCACAACGCATCCCGGTTCGCGGGCACGAGTTCGACCGTGGGCGGGATCACCTGGACCAGCAGTGCCGTCGAACCCGCATCGACCCCGAACCCGCCGAGCAGGGCCGGGTCCCCGAGCAACGCAAGGTTGCGCTTGTCGGCAAACAGCGCGTGTGCTCGGGGATGCGGCATCAGCGCGACGTCCCCTGCCAGGTAAGCCTCACGAATGTCTGCATGCGAGGCATCCTCGAGCGCGAAATCGGTCAACCGGTTGTAGACAGTGTCGATTCGACCGTGGGCATCCTCAAGCCCGTCCGGACCAAACGACAAATCCTCGGGAGCGCTGATCACGCAGTCCACGCCATGGTCCCGAAACGTGTTCGCGTACAGCTCAAACTCGGGGTAAAGGAACTGCGCTCGCGGAGTGCTGTCCACGATGGCCAGGCGCGACGGCGTGCGCCCGGATTGCTGCCGAGCATCCTCCATCCAGGCCGTGACGGCCGCATCACGCGCTTGGGCCGCGTTGGTCCAGGTGGCCCATGCTGGCGGCGCGCAAGACCGCACGGCATCGAGCAACAAGGCATTGAGGAGCAGACCGCCTGGATTGGTGTTGACCTCGATCAGCCGCGGGCCATCGACCGTCAGGTGAAAGTCCAGACCCAGGACGCCCCCCGCCGAACCCGGATCATGGGTTGCAATGTCAGGGGCCCATTGCAGGACCCGTTGGCTATATCCCGGGTTTCCTGCGACGTCGAAGACCGCCGCCGCGACTCGTCCCATGGCCTCCAACGCGGGCCGATCAACGAACAAGGCATAGGGTGAAAATAAGTGCGCGTGTACGGCGGGATCAGT
This window contains:
- a CDS encoding ribose-phosphate diphosphokinase, with amino-acid sequence MTRVLMPFPADAVLAGNINQPLQARIAPVAWRHFPDGESLVTLDDALAGADVALLASLRNADATALPLRFAARAAREFGARSVGLIAPYLGYMRQDTRFHRGEAVSTPLFAQFLEEAFDWLVTVDPHLHRVERLQSLYRIPTVHVSATPAVARWIAETVPDAVLIGPDSESEQWVADIAALSGMPYQVLAKERHGDYDVRVSLPDPAAVAGRTPVLIDDIVSSGHTILETLAHLRRLSLPSPLLVAIHPVFAGDAYARLQEAGLARIVSTDTISHPSNAIALGADLAAAASTLMTASTDSPEDP
- a CDS encoding phosphoketolase family protein gives rise to the protein MNLHLNCCTADQLSAAERQRILELADAHRQADPAFAHWAAGYGVIRHDPLTQLRVRQMVHELVALGRTPDAGTAWQRLAAADRVTSAGMWLVAHMTYSQRVRTDGAALEVDDFKTTPEGHTGGSLNMVPAYAGYLLMDSLDGVTRAWMMGQGHCVAAIDALNVLVGNMTDRHAERYDRTGEGLSRFVSDFYAYTLNPDGTPASPLGSHVNAHTAGGVMEGGYLGFAELQYVHAPLKDERLVAFLSDGAFEEQRGSDWAPRWWRAEDSGLVSPIIILNGRRIEQRSQITQQGGERWLDRHLRLNGFDPIALDGRDPASIAWGIHVMESRLQAGAAVPADVRLPYGIAETVKGFGFPGAGTNASHNLPLPGNPAKDAAARTLFNEGAAALFVAASELEQAVAALNSHDLQQRVRERDHALADRQVEPPRVPAIADRGAGGESSPMTALDEQFVAIAEANPGLRVRVGNPDELRSNRLDRTLDAMKHRVHEPEPGVAESTTGAVITALNEEAVVCAALGNKGGLNLVVTYEAFAPKMLGAVRQELIFARHQVHAGRPPGWLGVPLVLTSHTWENAKNEQSHQDPTMAEALLGEMADISRVVFPPDANGAAAALAHAYAQRGTVTTLVVPKRPVPHELTPQQAKALAEIGATCLAGDPATAAILLVATGAYQLQEVRRAQARLVERGVSAAIVYLAEPGRFRAPRDPEEARYVHSDTAVQALFPVSRPRVFVTHTRPEPFLGALRRLDTGPATTAALGFVNRGGTLDVPGLLFANRSTWAHVVDAAAHVLGQSRGSLLSEAELAAVDGRGDPATILRPATGPAS
- a CDS encoding ABC1 kinase family protein, coding for MLRLRRRAPDLLPAYVSTTLVGLGTTFVKLGQGLSLRWDLLPAPYREALSRLHSDVPPFPAEEAMRIVEQAFGAPVGELFASFDDKPLAAASVAQIHPARMHDGRDVVVKITRPGIHAQVQADLLLLRRTMRVAQWIWPPLKRHRPLELVDELGAFLRDEIDMRHEAQNMRRMAKVLDALPGITQPHVVEPYATRNVLVQDRSHGTRLEAAYGTAAAPALARALLGAYVHQLFGAGVFHADPHPGNLFFFDDGRLCLHDFGSIGVLDPASRLALGGMVEAIAADDAEGVLDAAIAMGFFPPQVDRRSHVREIHLILAEMASRPLAQWSIAEAIWRVARIGQGAGFRLPAHLLSLIRTLFLVENTLRALDPDLDLLGTLSAQAAAIADIAEASRPSGNRPLAMRLARTARQLPQIATDLLRQAQLSDGRPAFSVHHHGLSSTQEAIARTGNRLALALVTLGLYVSGALLSLHSDGPQVFGHMPFLAMVAFAAAGLLSLRLVMAIARSGHL
- a CDS encoding heavy metal translocating P-type ATPase, producing MTQHNHHHQDHQAHGEQPPHPRTGAEGDVHAGHDKHAGHSVASFRDKFWLTLLLTIPTLIWSGMIQHWFDYTAPQFPGSAYIPAVFGTIVYFYGGSPFLRGGYHELRNRLPGMMTLISLAITVAFLYSALVTLGVVEGLDLWWELATLVAIMLLGHWIEMRSINQAQGALKELAKLLPDMAVRLDEAGTAKEVPVAELKRGDLLLIRPGASIPADGVVKEGTSAVNEAMITGESKPMDKSTGDRVIAGTVNGQGSLRVEVTGTGDETALAGIMRLVEQAQTSRSRAQALADRAAFYLTIIAIVSAAVTAIVWPLLGRPWSFTIERVVTVLVIACPHALGLAIPLVTAISTTIGARNGLLVRDRRGLEEARLLNTVVFDKTGTLTLGSHRVVKTTAADGLTDDEVLRVAASVQRDAEHPIAQALMTSAKEHGIDVPMSQDFESMPGRGVRAVVEERSLHVGGPGLLRMLAVEPPETLRRAAESAAADGQSATYLVEGDRVLAVFAIADAIRPESFDAVKRLHDEGLEVVLLTGDSTAVANAVAKELNIDTVFAEVLPEDKVAKIEELQAQGKRVAMVGDGVNDAPALLTSDVGIAIGTGTDVAVEAGDVVLVRSDPRDVPAIIELSKATYRKMIQNLWWAAGYNIVAIPLAAGVLAAWGILLQPALGAVLMSLSTVVVAINAQLLRRAVRSP
- a CDS encoding acetate/propionate family kinase, giving the protein MTTRRLLALNVGSSTLKGASYLFNTEGHGAQSRLLERSRAEIPVGVDAQERLATLLEALSEPWPSPDVVVHRIVHGGDLHDARELDETVLAKLDALVPFAPLHQPVALAFARAARMRWPHARQGVAFDTDFHASLAPWSRRLPVPEAWDALGIRRYGFHGLAFASALRIVASHDAGILKGRAVFAHLGGGCSVCAVEGGRSRDTTMALTPLGGIPSPTRSGDLDPGALLYLLRHERLDAQALENGLYRSAGLAGIAGHGDMRVLLTDPGPQAQLAVELFAVRIAQSIAAMATAIGGLDHVVFSGGIGHRAPVLRARIVARLAWLGLALAPDVNDAGATRIDRGGGPSIWNVAIDEERELAESALAWL